Proteins encoded together in one Telopea speciosissima isolate NSW1024214 ecotype Mountain lineage chromosome 4, Tspe_v1, whole genome shotgun sequence window:
- the LOC122659188 gene encoding glutamate receptor 2.2-like: MKFFIDVALDLLKNNEVQAIIGPETSSQANFVIDLGDQAKVPIISFSATSPSLSSAQTPYFVRASLSDSSQVKAIASIVKAFRWKEVVVIYENTDYGTGIVPYLVDAFTAIETRVPYRSVLSPIATDDRILSELYKLMTMQTRVFVVHMSYSLASRFFLKAKDVGMMNKEYAWIITNGLSDQLNSMDASVVHSMQGVLCVEPYVPMSDKLKNFNIKWSQKFHKENPDMEMATLNIFGLWAYDTVWALALAAEKVGAENTHFQHPQVVEELTDLSTLGISTIGPKLLKTILETKFTGLSGEFSLDGQLQSSAFRVLNVIGGGGREIGFWTPRNGILRKLNAADTKFYSPSNSNLGAIVWPGNSMNVPKGWVIPTNGKKLKIGVPIKEGFTEFVKVEKDPTTNAPVVTGYCIDVFNAAIGELPYDLPHEFIPFTSSGTYWTNLSLFLL, translated from the coding sequence ATGAAGTTCTTTATTGATGTAGCTCTTGACCTACTAAAGAACAATGAAGTACAAGCAATTATTGGGCCAGAAACATCATCTCAGGCCAACTTTGTGATTGATCTTGGAGACCAAGCTAAGGTTCCCATTATTTCTTTCTCTGCAACAAGTCCTTCTCTGTCTTCAGCTCAAACTCCTTATTTTGTCCGGGCTTCCCTTAGTGACTCCTCTCAGGTAAAAGCAATTGCTTCCATTGTGAAAGCCTTCAGATGGAAGGAAGTTGTAGTGATATATGAGAATACTGATTATGGTACTGGAATTGTACCTTATTTGGTTGATGCCTTCACCGCAATTGAGACTCGTGTCCCCTATAGAAGTGTCCTTTCTCCTATAGCCACCGATGATCGAATTCTTTCAGAGCTCTACAAGTTGATGACAATGCAAACTAGAGTATTTGTTGTTCACATGTCATACTCCCTTGCTTCTCGTTTCTTTCTTAAAGCAAAAGATGTTGGAATGATGAATAAAGAATATGCCTGGATTATCACAAATGGGCTATCTGATCAATTGAATTCCATGGATGCCTCAGTTGTTCATTCTATGCAAGGTGTACTATGTGTTGAGCCTTATGTGCCCATGTCTGATAAACTGAAGAATTTTAATATCAAATGGAGCCAGAAGTTCCACAAGGAAAACCCTGATATGGAAATGGCTACCCTCAACATTTTTGGACTGTGGGCATATGATACTGTTTGGGCACTAGCACTGGCAGCTGAGAAAGTTGGGGCAGAGAATACCCACTTCCAGCACCCACAAGTTGTTGAAGAACTAACAGACCTTTCAACTCTTGGAATATCTACAATAGGTCCTAAACTTCTCAAGACAATCCTGGAGACAAAATTTACAGGCTTAAGTGGAGAATTTAGCCTTGATGGACAACTACAATCATCGGCATTCCGGGTACTCAATGTAATAGGTGGTGGAGGAAGGGAGATTGGGTTCTGGACCCCAAGAAATGGAATTTTACGCAAATTGAATGCAGCTGATACAAAATTCTATTCGCCTTCGAATTCCAATCTCGGTGCTATCGTATGGCCAGGAAATTCTATGAATGTGCCCAAGGGTTGGGTAATCCCGACAAATGGGAAGAAACTGAAGATTGGAGTTCCTATTAAGGAAGGATTTACTGAATTCGTGAAGGTAGAAAAAGATCCTACTACCAATGCCCCAGTTGTCACTGGGTACTGCATTGATGTCTTTAATGCTGCAATTGGGGAACTTCCATATGATCTTCCTCATGAGTTTATTCCATTCACAAGTTCCGGGACATATTGGACAAATTTGTCTCTatttctcctttaa